CTCTGTCCCACGATGATGAAAGAACCGAGCAGGTCGGTGCCTCCTGTCAAGAACTTGCTGGAAATATCCATCACCAGGCTAAAGCTGGCGGCCAGCGTGGTGACAGTGAGCGCGTCCCAGAGCCAGTCAAGGCGATCGCGCGGGTCGGGCGGCTTAGGAAACTTCCACCACCAGGCGCTTGCGGGCGGATTGAGGCTGTCGCGCCAGGTCGCCAGATCGAGATGACGGGCGATCGCCCCGCTCTGCTGCCGCAGCCGCTGATCTAGCCGATAGATTTCAGCCCGAATTGTCGGATCAGCAGGTGCTTTATCCAGTGCAGCCTGCACCGCGTCTCGCGCCGTCAACGCCTGCAAAATCACATCTTCACTGGGCTGCTCGGCGTGGGCTTCCAGCGTTTCCAGAGCCACTCCATAGCGCCGAAGCACGAGATGATCAGACGATCCGAGCGGAGCAGCGGAACCCAGAGGCGGCTGTTCCAGAGCGGACTGTTCCAGAGCGGACTGTTCCAGAGCGGGCTGTTCCACGGGCGCTTCTCCACAAGGCAAAGGTTTACAGGAGCAGTATTCTGAAGCGAATCCTTCACCCGTCAGGGCCGCCACTGACAGCCGCCGGGGCTGTTCATAACACCAACTGCGTCACCCAGCTTTCCGTATCGGTCTGATTTTTGGGATTGGCCTGCCGCCGCGCCAAGCGCCAGGTTTTGCCCTCAATTTGCCGCTGGAGGTAAATCTCAAACGGGTTAGCCTTTTGCGTTACCGTTCGCCCCGGAAACTCCAGCGTCACATCATAGGTTCCCCGCACCCGAAACCCCCGCAGGTTGCCGATTTGCAATCCCTGCTCATCAGTGATTTTGACATTGCTGATGGTAAATGGGGGAAAGGTCGGGTCTTGAGGATTCAGCAGTTGGATCAGGTCTTCCTGCGTCTGGCTGAACTGGAGGGCGATCGCCCGCTCCACGATATCTCGACCCGGCCCAGAGACAGAGCTACAGGCAGTCAGGAGGAACGTGAGCAGGAGCGCGAGGAGGGGACGGAGCATTTTCGGGTTAATTGAAGGAATAAAGCACAAAGGGAGGGAAGGGGAAGTTAAAGAACGAAGAACGAAGAACGAAGAATGAAAAATGAAAAATGAAAAACGAAAAATGAAAAATGAAAAACGAAGCCTCTTCCCTCTTCGTTCTTCTCTCTTCGTTCTTCTCTTTTCGTTCTTCCCTCTCCCCTTTCCCTTCTCAGAACATCTTATGATCCAATTGCCCTTCTACCGTTGAAAACCATGACAGGCAAAAGCTTGGGACTGTCGGAACCGCTGCACGATTACCTGCTGTCGGTGTCGCTGAGAGAGCCGGAGGTGCTGCGATCGCTCCGAGAGGAAACGTCCCGCCATCCAGAGCGCATCATGCAGACCACGCCCGATCAGGGGCAATTTTTGGCGCTGCTGGTGCAACTGATTGGCGCGACGAAAACGCTGGAAATTGGCGTGTTTACGGGCTACAGTTCCCTGGCGGTGGCGCTGGCGCTGCCGGAAGCGGGGCAAGTCATCGCCTGCGACGTGAGCGAAGACTACACGGCGATCGCCCGTCGCTATTGGCAGCAGGCCGGCGTGGCGCACAAGATCGCGCTGCATCTTGCACCTGCGCTGGAAACGCTAGATCGCCTGCTGGCAGAGGGACAGGCGGGCACGTTTGACTTTGCCTTTATCGACGCAGACAAGGGCAACTACTGGAACTATTACGAGCGATCGCTCCAACTCCTGCGCCCCGGCGGGCTGATCGCCGTCGATAACGTCCTCTGGGGCGGCGAGGTCATCAACCCCGATAACCAATCCCCCAACACCCTCGCCATTCGCGAGTTCAACCAAAAAATTCACCAGGACAACCGCGTCTCCCTCAGCATGATTCCCGTATCGGACGGGCTGACGCTGGCGGTGAAGCGGTAGAGGGAAGGGGGAAGAACGAAGAGGGAAAAACAAAGAGGGAAGAACGAAGAACGAAGAGGGAAAAACGAAGAGGGAAAAACGAAGAGGGAAGGAGGCTCTTTTTTGTTTTTCGTTCTTCATTTTTCGTTTTTCCCATGCCTCTGCCGAAATCATCACTTACCCTAAGATCAGAGTCCTCTTGCAAAACCGCGTCTGGGAGGAGGTGCGATGCCTATCTCTAGCGAATGGATGCCCTGGCTGGTGGGGTTGGGGCTGAATAGCCTGCTGGCGGCGATCGCCTGGGTTTTGCCCAAGAAACTGCTGACTCCGGCGGGCATTTTCCACGCCTGGGCCCTGGGGGTGATTCTGTTTGGCACGCTGGGCTGGCGCGGCTATGTCGTCATGGTGGTGTACTTCCTGGTGGGATCGGCGGTCACTCGCATCGGCAAGCAGCGCAAAGAAGAGGCCGGCATTGCCGAGAAGCGCTCTGGGGCACGGGGCCCCGAAAACGTCTGGGGGTCGGCGCTGACGGCGACGCTCTGTGCGCTGAGCATTTACGCCCTGGGGAGTGCGGGCACGGCGACAACGAAGGTGATCATCGTGCTGCTAGCGCTGGGCTATGTGGCCAGCATTGCCACCAAGCTAGCCGACACCACCGCTACGGAAATTGGCAAAGCCTACGGCCGCCGCACGTTTTTGATTACCAACTTCCAACCCGTTCCAGCGGGAACTGAGGGCGCAGTGAGCCTGGAGGGAACGCTGGCAGGGCTGTTGGGGGCAGCGCTGATTGCCACGCTGGGCTGGGCCGTGCGGCTGATCGCCCCGATTGAAATTCCCATGTGCATTGCCGCCGCATTTATCGCCACGAATCTGGAAAGCCTGATCGGCGCAACGCTGCAATCCAAATACCGCTGGCTCACCAACGAGATGGTGAATATTGTGAACACATTTTTGGGGGCGATCGCCGCCATTGCGATCGCTGGAGCCTACTACTTCCTGGCCCACCAGCTTGCCTAAAGCGCAAACATACCTGAAGCGCAAATATGCGTAAATTGCGTAAATATTGTGTCAGCCCACTTTCGGCCCACCATCTCCAAGCCTGTCATTCCTACCACTGACTACAGTCAGCCCAGTCTCCGCCCATCCAACCCTCTTCGTTCTTCTCTCTTCGTTCTTCTCTCTTCCCGGTCTATCACCCTTGCCCCGCTAGAGTTTGTCTTTCTTCGTTCTTCCCTCTTCGTTCTTCTCTCTTCCCTCTTCCCCTTCCCTCTGCTAGCCAGACGACCGCATTCCATCCCCCAATCCTGCTTTAATCTAGCTATTCTCTAGATCTAAGACCGCAAGTTTATCCGAGAATAGGATCACCTCACCCTGCTTTGGTGATTACCGCTGCTGGATTGTCCGGATTGGATTAAGCAAGCCCTGCATGAGCATTTCTGAGTCCGTGCTGGATGCGCTATTGAAGCGATCGCCCCACTTGCGCCCCCAGCTTTACTTCAAATCGTCGCTCACCGCCCTCTCTCACGCGATGGAGGATCAGGTTCTGGCATCCTCCGGCCAGCCGCTCATCATTGCCAGCTTCCAGCGCGAACGGTTCTATCGACAGGAATCTCACCGCTACCTCCGCATCGCCGCGCTCACACCCCAGGTCTACGTCCTGGCTGCGCCCGAAACGGACTTCATGAACCGTTCAGAAGAATATGAAACCGTCGCCTTTGACCCCTCTGACCAATTAAGCCAGGAATGGCATCTGGTGGTGATTGGGCAGCAGTATTCCGCCTGTCTGGTCTGCCGCGAGCGTACCAGCCTGCCCAGCGCTGCCGACACCGCAGAAACGACGATGGATCAAACCCGCCGCTTTGAAGGCGTGTGGACGTTTGACCGCCAGGTGAGCTACCATGCCGCCGAAATTTTGCTCGATCGCATCCTGAGCTATCGCCCAGAACTGGCGGAAAAAATCGCCGCCGCCAAGGCCGAAATTCTGCTGCCGCAGCCCACCAAGCTGGAAGTAGACCCCGACCCCTTTGCCCAGCGCCTAGTCACTCATTTGCAGGCAGGGCAATACAAGCTGCTCAAGGCCTATCGCTCCATCGCTACACAGGAGCGCAAAGAACGCCTGGTGAACTCCATCACCACAGCAATGCGCCAGTCCCTCAACACCGACGACATCTTCCGTGTGGCAGTGGAGGAGTTGGGCAAAGCGATGCAGGTCTGTCGCTGCATCATCTATCGCTGCAAAGACACCGACACCAGCGCCAAAATCACCTATGAATATCTCCGCGACAAGCGCATTGCTTCCCTGGTGGATCAGGACTGGCCGCTGCGAGACAATCCCCTGTTTCAAGCCGTGGCCCAGCAGCAGACCTCGGTGGCGATTCGCGAGGCGCTCCCTGCGGGAATCGCAAACACCAGCACTGACCCGCCGCTCGACCTGTCGCCGATCAAGCCAATTTTGAAGCGTGCATCCATCCGCTCTTGGCTGATGGTGCCTGTGATTAACCAGGGACGACTGCTGGGCATGGTGGAGCTACACCACTGCCAGAAAGAGCCACATACCTGGACAGACGAAGCGCGATCGCTCGTAGAATCCGTCGCCTCCCAGTTGGGCGTTGCCATCCTCCAATCCGAATCCTACGCCAACCTGGAAGACCTGAACGAGCAGCTTGAAGCGCTAGAGCGCACCCGCAGCAACCTGATCGCCATCACGGGCCACGAACTCCGCACGCCGCTGTCCACCATTCAGGTTTGCCTGGAAAGCCTTGCCAGCGAACCTGACATGCCCACAGAACTGCGCCAAGTCATGCTCAGCACGGCCCTGTCCGATGCAGAACGAATGCGAAAACTGGTGCAGGACTTCCTCACCCTATCGCGGCTGGAGAGCGGCCGCGTCGAGTGGCATCTGGAACCGCTGGCGCTGCAAGAGTGCGTAGACCTAGCCCTCAGCAGCCTACGAACCCGCCAGTCCGACGCGCCATTGCCCAAAATCCAGACCAACGTGCCGGGGGAACTGCCGCTGGTCAAGGCCGACGGGGAATGGCTGGTCGAGGTGCTGGCCAAACTGCTAGACAACGCCTGCAAATTTACCGAATCCACCGGAGAAGTGCTGATCGAGGCGCACCCAAACGGCGGCAAGATGCTGGAAGTCACCATTGCCGACACGGGACGCGGCATCGAGCCAAATCGCCTAGAGGTCGTCTTTGATCGCTTCTATCAGGAAGAAGGAGCCCTGCGGCGGACGGCGGGCGGCACGGGGCTGGGCCTGGCGATTTGCCGACAGATCATCCTGGCCCTGGGCGGGCAGATCTGGGCCGAGTCGGATGGGCGCGACAAGGGCAGCCAGTTTCACTTTACGCTGCCGCTGGCGCAGGAGACGGCGGGCACGTCTGGGGCTAGAGCAAAGAACGGCCGCTCCTGAGTTCTGACATCTTTGCCAAAAGCGCAGTTCCCATTGCTGCCAGCAGCCCCAACAGGTAAAAAAACAGACGAGTCATCACCTTCAGCGGGTGGCCGCCCTTGTTGCAGGGCGGATTTCCCAGCACATGACAGTCAAATAATTTGGCAAAAAACCGGAGGCATTGAGCAGGGGTCAGGTTCTTGAACCCCAGCCAGAAATGATTGTGATAGAAGCTGATCTGATAGCGGGGCGATCGCGTCGAGAGGTCATGACAGCCGCCCGTTTCCTCCCCCAGATGCACCAGCCACGCCTCCGGGTCGTACCAGATCACCAGCCCCGTCGCCCGCAGCCGCAAGCACACGTCCGACTCTTCCCGCACCGCGCTGCCCCGAAACCGCTCGTCAAACCAGAGATGATGCTGGGTAAAGAGCGATCGCCGAAAGGACATATTGCAGCCCCGTGCCGACAGCACCCGCTGCGGCTGCACTGTATGCACCAGGTCGAGGTGATACCAGGCGATCGCCGGATCGTTTGCCTCCGGCGGCAGTTGCTCGATGCGGCGATCGGGGTCATCCGCCAGCTTCAGCCGATCCAGCACCCGGCCGGCGATCGCTCCAATCTCTAAGTTTTGATAATGCCGCGCGTGTCTTGCCAAAAAATCCGGCGGCATCTGCACGTCGTCGTCCACAAACACCACAATCTCGCCCGTTGCCTGCCGAATGCCGACATTTCGCGCCTGCGGCAGGCTGGCCCAGTCCACCCGCAGCCAGGTCAGCTTGCCTGCTGCGCTGAGTTCTGCCAGCATTGCCTCGGTTTCGGGTTCATGCACCGCCGTCTGATCCACCACGACCACGTCGTAGGTCGGGTAATCTTGCCACAGGGCATCCCGCAGCGTGGCCCGCAGCACCGCCTCGCGCTGGTAGGTGGGAATAATTAAGGACACGAAGGGAAGCATTTGGAGCAAGGCGCATCAGCCTCCATCCTGTCGCATTTTGCCAATCTTCAGCTATCCTTCGGGTATTGTGAGCATTGGAAATTCAAGGGCTTGGCAGAATGCAGGTGTGGGTTGCAGGCGTGGTGCTGTTTTTTGTAATGGCAGAGCTATATCCCTGGGTCGAGGGTCTGAGCTTACCGCTGCCGCTGATGGTGGCGGCCGGGCTGGGACTGGCGATCGCCTCCAATCGGTTTCCCCTCAACGGTAGAGGGCGATTCGTGAAGCGATCCCTACGGGAATCGCCCCGCCTCGCGCCAAAGCCCGCGCCAAAAGCCACTCCTCCAGAAACCGCTCAACCCGCCAACCCCGCCTCCGCACCGCACCCAAGCCCAGCGCCACAGCGCCCCCCCACCCAGCTTCCCAACCTCCACCCCGCCCCGCCTGCGCCCCCGCCCCGCCCAATTTCTTTTACCATCCGCAAGCCTGGTGGTTCCTAGTTGTAGATGTGTGTTTGAGAGATGGGAGAGAATAGAAATCCGCCGAAAGTGCCGACATTCTGGAATCCGGCTGTGGCTTGCTGTAGTCCTCTCTGTTCCTCTCCCTGTGAACCCCTCTCCTCACCCAAGTCCTCCAGGAGGCTGCTGTGTTGTTTCAAAAACTTCGTCAGCTCAACATTGATTTGCTGAGCGTCGGCAAAGGCACCATTTCCCTGCTGCGGAATGCTGAAAATACAGACTCGGTGTATGACATTGAAGACGGTCTGCGATCGACCAAAGCAATGGCGCTGGCGGTGGAATACGTCAAGCGTGACGAGGCGATCGCCCGCCTGTTTGCAGAACGCTACATCGCGCCGCCGCCCGATCTGGATGCCCTGCTGAAGCTGCCGCCCGATTCCCTCGGCTACATCTACGCTTCGACGCTCACCGCCGCCGGGTTCGACCCCAACTTTTATCGCAAGGTCGAAGTCACCGACGACATCACCTACATGCTGCTGCGCCTGCGGCAAACGCACGACATCTGGCATCTGGTGACGGGCTTTGAAACCAGCGTCTTTGGCGAACTGGGGCTAAAGGCCTTTGAACTGGCGCAGACCCGTCGTCCCATGTCAATCGTGCTGATTTGCGGCGGGCTGTTGAAGACCCTCACCGATGCGCCAGAGTCCCTCGACGGCATCCTCAACGACCTGTCGAAGGGCTACCGCATGGGCATGACCGCCAAGCCATTTCTGGCGCAAAAGTGGGAGGAACATTGGGAGCGTCCGCTGGCTGAATGGCGGCAAGAACTGGGCATCGCATAGGCGCTAGGCCAACCCGAAACCGTGAGTATCGCAGCCGTGAGTATCGCAGCCGTGACTATCGCAGCCGTGAGTATCGCAACCGTGAGTATCGCAGCCGTGACTATCGCAGCGCATAGTCAGGCTGGTACTCCACCAGTTCCACCTCGTTGCCGTCAGGGTCGCTAACGTAGAGCCGCAGCCGCGTTTCGGGCGAGGTGTAGGTGTAATACTCAATGCCGTGCTTTTCTAGGTGCGATCGCATCGTTTCGGCATCTTCGATCACAAAGCCGACGTGGTTGAACCCCGCGCTGGCATAGGGGCGATGAGCCGCCGCAGGTTCGTGGGCATTGTTCAGCGACATATAGAACTGCTCATTGCCCAGGTGAACCCAGCGATCGCCCCCATAGCTGCCCTCCGCCCGCACATACCAGTCGGGAAACAGCGTTTGATAAAACCGCTGGCTCGCCTCCAAATCTTGACAAGATAGATTGACGTGTTCCATCCGTTTGAAGTTCATGACTGCCTCCAGCCATTGTGTAAGGAGTGTGGTGTGTAAGGAGTGTCGTGTGAGGCGCGTTGTGGCGATGGGCGATGAACCTGATCTGGCCCTCTGGAAAGGGGCGATCGCCAAAGCCAAACAGCCCCCACTCCTTAATCATACTCGTAATGAGTACGAGTAGGTCTTCCCCTGATAGGGACTCCCGGATGGAGACTCCTGGATGTAGACTCCCGGATGTAGACTCAAAGGTCAGCTAATCCCACAAAGGGCATCAGGATTTGGACTCACGGTTTTACGGACTATCACGAACTCCTCACTACGGATTACTCGACGGCCAAAAACTGCCGATTCTCCTCGCGGATTTGGGCGGCGGCATCGTCGTAGAGGAAGGGCAGATAGGCGTAGCGGAGTCCCTGCGTCACGGGCGTGGCCTCATGCAGCAGCGAGCAAGAGAAGACCACTGCGCCGCCCGCGGGGGCTTCGTAGGTTCGTCTGCCAAATTCGGGAAAGCGCAGTTTACCCCCTTCATATTCGCCCGTGTTGAGGTTGAGCGACACCGCAAAACGGCGGTGGGCCGTACCTTTGGTGGTGTTGTCGCGATGAGGCCTGAAAAAGCCGCCGGAGTGGCCGTCGTAGCAGGCGACGATGTGGCGCTCGATGCGCGTGGCGCGAAACTGGAAGGCTTTGGCGATTTCGGGGACGAGGCGATCGTGAATCCGATACATCGCCGCATTCCGCAGGGGTTCGTCCAAAATTTCCTGGTCTTTTCGCCGCTTGAAGCTGTGGTCGCGTGCGGCAACGGTGCGCCCGCCCACCTCCCGCATAAAGCCCGATTCCTCGCCACCGTGCTGGTTGTAGTAATCAATCAAGGCTTCGCACAAATCTGACTCGAACACCCGCGGCACCACCAGCACGGGCGCTTGCACGGCGGCGGGTTCGGCAGGGTGGAGCGGCGGCAGTTGTTCGAGGATCTTCACCAGCAGGGCGACGTGCTGTTCGGGCTGGTCGCCAAAGGGCAGCACCCCCAGCACCCGCAGCCGCTCATCCAGGATATACGTGCAGGGCGTGTAGCTCTGGGTAGCTTCGTCTAAAACGCCGTATTGGCGGCTCACTAACTGGTCAAAGTCCCAAAAAAAGCGAATGCCGGGAATGGCTTCCTGCACTCTGGCTTGCGCCTGATCTTCCGGGTCAATGCTGACTCCAAAAAAGCAGCAGTGGGTATCGTCGAACAGCGCCCGATGTTGGAACAGCAGCGTCAGCACTTGCTGACTGACGGGGACGCTGGTGGAGGCGAAAAAGCACAGCACCACATAGCGGCCAGCTACCGAGTCGAAATGATAGCGGGGGTT
The Thermoleptolyngbya sichuanensis A183 DNA segment above includes these coding regions:
- a CDS encoding Coq4 family protein, giving the protein MLFQKLRQLNIDLLSVGKGTISLLRNAENTDSVYDIEDGLRSTKAMALAVEYVKRDEAIARLFAERYIAPPPDLDALLKLPPDSLGYIYASTLTAAGFDPNFYRKVEVTDDITYMLLRLRQTHDIWHLVTGFETSVFGELGLKAFELAQTRRPMSIVLICGGLLKTLTDAPESLDGILNDLSKGYRMGMTAKPFLAQKWEEHWERPLAEWRQELGIA
- a CDS encoding redoxin domain-containing protein, giving the protein MARSLLTVGEPAPWFTAPSTSNPRYHFDSVAGRYVVLCFFASTSVPVSQQVLTLLFQHRALFDDTHCCFFGVSIDPEDQAQARVQEAIPGIRFFWDFDQLVSRQYGVLDEATQSYTPCTYILDERLRVLGVLPFGDQPEQHVALLVKILEQLPPLHPAEPAAVQAPVLVVPRVFESDLCEALIDYYNQHGGEESGFMREVGGRTVAARDHSFKRRKDQEILDEPLRNAAMYRIHDRLVPEIAKAFQFRATRIERHIVACYDGHSGGFFRPHRDNTTKGTAHRRFAVSLNLNTGEYEGGKLRFPEFGRRTYEAPAGGAVVFSCSLLHEATPVTQGLRYAYLPFLYDDAAAQIREENRQFLAVE
- a CDS encoding VOC family protein → MNFKRMEHVNLSCQDLEASQRFYQTLFPDWYVRAEGSYGGDRWVHLGNEQFYMSLNNAHEPAAAHRPYASAGFNHVGFVIEDAETMRSHLEKHGIEYYTYTSPETRLRLYVSDPDGNEVELVEYQPDYALR
- a CDS encoding DICT sensory domain-containing protein encodes the protein MSISESVLDALLKRSPHLRPQLYFKSSLTALSHAMEDQVLASSGQPLIIASFQRERFYRQESHRYLRIAALTPQVYVLAAPETDFMNRSEEYETVAFDPSDQLSQEWHLVVIGQQYSACLVCRERTSLPSAADTAETTMDQTRRFEGVWTFDRQVSYHAAEILLDRILSYRPELAEKIAAAKAEILLPQPTKLEVDPDPFAQRLVTHLQAGQYKLLKAYRSIATQERKERLVNSITTAMRQSLNTDDIFRVAVEELGKAMQVCRCIIYRCKDTDTSAKITYEYLRDKRIASLVDQDWPLRDNPLFQAVAQQQTSVAIREALPAGIANTSTDPPLDLSPIKPILKRASIRSWLMVPVINQGRLLGMVELHHCQKEPHTWTDEARSLVESVASQLGVAILQSESYANLEDLNEQLEALERTRSNLIAITGHELRTPLSTIQVCLESLASEPDMPTELRQVMLSTALSDAERMRKLVQDFLTLSRLESGRVEWHLEPLALQECVDLALSSLRTRQSDAPLPKIQTNVPGELPLVKADGEWLVEVLAKLLDNACKFTESTGEVLIEAHPNGGKMLEVTIADTGRGIEPNRLEVVFDRFYQEEGALRRTAGGTGLGLAICRQIILALGGQIWAESDGRDKGSQFHFTLPLAQETAGTSGARAKNGRS
- a CDS encoding TIGR00297 family protein; translated protein: MPISSEWMPWLVGLGLNSLLAAIAWVLPKKLLTPAGIFHAWALGVILFGTLGWRGYVVMVVYFLVGSAVTRIGKQRKEEAGIAEKRSGARGPENVWGSALTATLCALSIYALGSAGTATTKVIIVLLALGYVASIATKLADTTATEIGKAYGRRTFLITNFQPVPAGTEGAVSLEGTLAGLLGAALIATLGWAVRLIAPIEIPMCIAAAFIATNLESLIGATLQSKYRWLTNEMVNIVNTFLGAIAAIAIAGAYYFLAHQLA
- a CDS encoding class I SAM-dependent methyltransferase produces the protein MTGKSLGLSEPLHDYLLSVSLREPEVLRSLREETSRHPERIMQTTPDQGQFLALLVQLIGATKTLEIGVFTGYSSLAVALALPEAGQVIACDVSEDYTAIARRYWQQAGVAHKIALHLAPALETLDRLLAEGQAGTFDFAFIDADKGNYWNYYERSLQLLRPGGLIAVDNVLWGGEVINPDNQSPNTLAIREFNQKIHQDNRVSLSMIPVSDGLTLAVKR
- the hpsN gene encoding hormogonium polysaccharide biosynthesis glycosyltransferase HpsN, with amino-acid sequence MLPFVSLIIPTYQREAVLRATLRDALWQDYPTYDVVVVDQTAVHEPETEAMLAELSAAGKLTWLRVDWASLPQARNVGIRQATGEIVVFVDDDVQMPPDFLARHARHYQNLEIGAIAGRVLDRLKLADDPDRRIEQLPPEANDPAIAWYHLDLVHTVQPQRVLSARGCNMSFRRSLFTQHHLWFDERFRGSAVREESDVCLRLRATGLVIWYDPEAWLVHLGEETGGCHDLSTRSPRYQISFYHNHFWLGFKNLTPAQCLRFFAKLFDCHVLGNPPCNKGGHPLKVMTRLFFYLLGLLAAMGTALLAKMSELRSGRSLL
- a CDS encoding tetratricopeptide repeat protein, which produces MEQPALEQSALEQSALEQPPLGSAAPLGSSDHLVLRRYGVALETLEAHAEQPSEDVILQALTARDAVQAALDKAPADPTIRAEIYRLDQRLRQQSGAIARHLDLATWRDSLNPPASAWWWKFPKPPDPRDRLDWLWDALTVTTLAASFSLVMDISSKFLTGGTDLLGSFIIVGQSVLTLLTGKTALTQAGQEATERSLERLGVPSPYHHEAKLGLSTGLLLLLLGLHANLPRIASLYAAWGNDNQAQGEMTRAEENLRRSLALNPDNPQTRYDLGTVYEDGQNPEKAIAQYRLALQGGLPQASIPLSRLYILDGQYDMAASVLMQGEQTASAGATPEGL